CATCAATCACTTTCCGGTAGGCAATCCCGAACACCCAGGATTTCACTGAACTTCGCCCCTCAAAGCGGCCTGCACTGCGCCACACTTCCAGAAAGACGTCATGGAGTATGTCGGCTGACTCGAAGGGATCGTTCAATTTTGACCGAATAAATCGGTAGACCGGAGTTTCCAGCGCGCGGTACAGCGCATCGAAAGCGGCGCGGTCCTCGTTCGCGATCCGCACAAGCAAGTCTGCGAGCCGCGTATTCTCGGCACTTTGCCCATGTGTCATCAGAACTGATCCCGGTATCTCGAGAAAAGGTCAAACTCGAGCCGAATGCCCGCCACGACTGCCCACCCATCGTTTTCCGCAAAGGGCAACACGGTCGTACCCGCGCCATACAGCATTCCGAGATAGATCTCATTCTCAGGAGCGAATTCATAGGCCACTTCCGCACGGCCGAATTGGCCATCCGCACCGATCGGCCCATCGCTCTCGGTCAGTCCGGCTTCCAGGACCACGCTCCACTGGTTCGGGACAAACTCGTAGTCCAGCGAGAGCACAAGCTCGGCGGACTCGGATATATCGCCGAAGGCGTCAATATACTGGTAGCCCGCAGCAGCAATCGCGGTGACCTCTTCACTAGGCGTATAGGCGTAGATGGCATCGATACGCTGTAATTCCTCGTCGAAATCCGTCGGCGTTTCATCGTCATAAATCTCATAGCTGTAGGCAACGCCCCAAGCGGTGCGCGCGCGCTGCTGATCAATGTTGAATTGCAGGGAGACCTGCTGGTTGTCCTGTGGGGCTGCTCCCGAGAAAGGGGAGCGTATACGCTCTTGCTGGGAATAAGCGGCCGAAAACCCGAACGTGGTGCCCAGCAGGAAGCCGCCGGTGAAGACGCCAGGATCGTAGACGGCATCGAAACTCACTGCGGTGATCTTGTCCCGCTCCCGGGTGCGCAGGCCGTCGGTGTTGGTCTTGGCCCGGCTGGCCTCCAGGGACCATTGCACAGCCGGGCCAAACCAGCTCACCGTCACGCCATTGCCCTGCAAACCGGGTATGAACTCCGGATCGAGTGCCGAAAAATAGTCCGCGCTGGTTCGAAAGTGCCGGATCGAGACCTCGAGGGCCCGGGGATCATCCACGGGCAGAAGCGTATAGCTCAGCTCGGCCTGATAAGATGTGCCGGTGATCCGGCCGAACACATCTGTCCATTCCGATGTGCGTGCCAGGATTTCGTAGGTCAACGGGCTGGGCCCGATCCCTCCACTGACCGCGACGCCAGCGGCCGATCCCTCACCGGGGAACGCCGAAGGGCCGAGCAGTGCCTTGCCCTCTTGTGCGGCCAGCGAAAGCTTGAAGATGCTGCCCGGCACCGGAAAGAACGCGGCTTCGGCGCCGAAGACCAGATCATCCGGATCCTCCAGACCACTGATGTTCTGATCATCGACAGACGAACTGGCTTGCAAGGCGAAGACCCGGGCGCGCTGGGTTTCCGTCGGATCACCGAGTGTCACCGACACACCCCGGCGCTGCGACTCGTCCATCACCAAGGTGTCATTCTCGATGAAATGTGTACCCACCTTAAGAAATAGATCCGCAAAATCGAGCTGTTGGCGGAACTGCAGGAAATAGCTGTCGACGAAAAGCTCGCTCTCATCGTCACCGAAGGCGTTCCTGTCCCAAAGAAAATTCAACTCACCGGTGAAGGCCCCAAGCCCGAGGTCGAAATCCAGGGCGCCGTTCAGAGTGGCGAACTGATCCGTCTCTCCGTCTTCGGTTCTGCGAACCCCCGCATCGAGATCTACCGTCGATCCGAAATCGACCTGGCCTTGCGCGAAGGTCTGAAAGCTCCACCGTTCGATCTCGACCTGGGTCCCCGGGACAGTGCGAAACAGTACGAGCTCATGGCGTGTCCCTCGAAGGTTCTCCGGAATCGGGACGATCAGGAACTCCCGGTCGAGCGACAGGGGTTCCAGAACCTCGTCGCCATCGATCTCCACCAGAAGGCGCGAGAGCGGGAAGACCTGATCCAATTCTAGAACCGCGAACCCGCCACGTTCCAGGGTGCCGAGCGGTGTTGCGGCCACACGCTCCTGCGCAGTCACTGGCTGAGAAAGGACCAAAGCAAGCGCTGCGACCGCAATATTCTCGCGTATGCGGGAAGAACCGCTCACCTGCACCCCTGATCACGTGTTCGGATCAGCCCCAAAGCCGACGATATCCAGATCGGGTCCAAGTTGCCGCGTTTTGGTTTTGAAACACAAGTCCGCCGTGCCCACGAGCGTCCATAATACGGAACGATCGGCACGAAGCAGCGCAAAAGATACACAACCGCATCACCTGAGGTCCGCCGGATGCGAACCCCAGTTGTCACGACGGTGCTTATCCCGTTTGGCGCGGGTAGTTTGACGGTTATCCCAACAAAAAATGGGGGGCCCCAACCCCTCAGGACCCCCCATCTTACCCACATGTGTCTCTGACGAGCGCACCACACGTGTATCTGATTTTCGGGTCCTGCCTCCTGGCGGGACTTCGTTGTGATACGCGAGGTTTCGCATTTCGCCTAATGCTTAGTAGACTGCATTTGAGCCAGCTTTGACTCAAATGCACTTGCTCAGGCGTAGAAGGATTCCTTGCCGAAGTGTTTGGTCAGCATGTAGTAGACCACCGCGCGGTGCTTGTTGCGCTCGGACTTGCCATAGGTCTCGATCACCTTTGCAATGCCTTCATCCAGTTCCGGGCCATCCGCCAGACCGAGCTTCTTGATCAGGAAGTTCTGCTTGACCGTCTCCAGCTCACCCGGCTGAGAACTTGCCACCGTGGACGCGTCTGCATCGTAGATCGACGGCCCGCAACCGATCGTAACCTTTGTCAGCAGATCCATGTCCGGCGTCATGCCACATTTGTTTTTCAAGTCGTCCGCATACTGCGCAATCAGGTCGTCTCGCTTACCCATACTCTTCTCCAAATACATCCGACGGTGCGATGCTACCGCCGTTTGAAACCCTGACTTTTGAAGACGCATAAATAAAGCCCCAAACGAAGCAGGGGCCCAAAACCGCGGGGAACCGCCGCAAGCCTGCTGGCGCTTCGGTCTGGTCGACACATCGAAGGCCGCGCAGGCACATACCCGCGCGACCTAGTCATCAGAAGCCCCGACAAGGAATGTCAGTAGCGGTAATGCTCAGGCTTGTAGGGGCCGTCCTGCGACACGCCAATATAGTCCGCTTGCTCCTTCGCAAGCTCGGTCAGCTTCGCACCGACCTTGGCCAGGTGCAGCTTGGCGACCATCTCATCTAGGTGCTTGGGCAGGACATAGACCTCGTTGCCGTATTGGTCGCCCTTGGTCCACAACTCGATCTGCGCCAGCACCTGGTTGGTGAAAGACGCTGACATCACGAAGGACGGATGCCCGGTTGCATTCCCGAGGTTCAGCAAACGGCCCTGAGACAGCAGGATCATACGGTTGCCCGAGGGCATCTCGATCATGTCCACTTGGTCCTTGATGTTGGTCCATTTGTGATTCTTGAGCGCGGCGACCTGAATCTCGTTGTCGAAGTGACCGATATTCCCGACAATCGCCATATCCTTCATCTCGCGCATATGCTCGATCCGGATCACGTCCTTGTTGCCGGTGGTGGTAATGAAGATATCCGCATCCTTCACGGTATCTTCGAGCGTAACAACCTCGAACCCATCCATTGCCGCCTGGAGCGCGCAGATCGGATCGATCTCGGTAACTTTCACCCGCGCCCCCGCCCCGCGTAGGGACGCGGCGGATCCCTTGCCCACATCGCCATAGCCACAGACGACCGCGACCTTGCCGGCCATCATCGTGTCTGTGGCACGGCGGATGCCGTCGACAAGCGATTCCTTGCAACCATACTTGTTGTCGAACTTCGACTTGGTCACGCTGTCGTTGACATTGATCGCGGGGAAAGGCAGTTGCCCGTCGCGCATGAGTTCATAAAGGCGATGCACACCGGTCGTGGTCTCTTCGGACACGCCCTTGATCTGGTCTCGGGTCTTGGTGAACCAGCCGGGGCTCGCGGACATGCGCTTGGCGATCTGCGCCTTGATCACTTCCTCCTCTTCCGAACTCGGCACGGGGATGATGTCTTCCCCGGCCTCCGCCCGTGCACCAAGCAAGACATAGAGCGTCGCATCCCCACCATCGTCGAGGATCATGTTCGGGCCATCCGGGAACATGAAGGACTTGTCGAGGTAATCCCAATGCTCTTCGAGGGTCTGTCCCTTGATCGCGAAGACCGGTGTGCCGCCCGCGGCGATCGCGGCTGCGGCGTGATCTTGCGTAGAATAGATGTTGCAAGATGCCCAGCGCACATCCGCGCCCAGCGCCGTAAGAGTCTCGATCAGAACCGCAGTCTGGATTGTCATATGCAGCGAGCCGACGATCCGGGCCCCGGACAGTGGCTTGCTTTCGCCATACTGCTCGCGCAGCGCCATGAGGCCTGGCATCTCAGTTTCCGCGATATCCAGTTCCTTGCGCCCATAATCCGCGAGCGCGATGTCCTTGACGATATAGTCTTTTGCCATCGGTAATCGTTCCTTTCACATGTTGGACGAGCGCGTAGCAGGTCCGCAGACCTCAAACAACGGGCAAGCACGCCGCAGATAGCGCAGATTGACTACGACCGAGTGATATTGCAGGTGCTTTGGGTGACAGGCTATGGGGCTGAGAGGTCATTGGCAAAACCGTTACGAGGCATGAACGCGATACCCGGCCCGCGAGTAACCGCATCAAGCCAATGCGCCCGGCATGAACATGCTGTCTGCTTTTGCAGCGATGAAGGCTATCTGCCTTTCGCGCTCTTCGCTGCGCTCCAGATTCACCGGCTGCATCCAGACCGATGCTTCGATCTGGTGATTGCACACACAGGTCCCTTGTCCGTGCCACACGGCTTTCCAGGGATCGGAATTCGGTATGTTGAGATCGACACGGGGGGATGCTTCGAGAGATTGGCGCTCGACGCGCGCCGAACCGGCAGCACATATCTTCGGCTGGCCCTGTCCGGGGCTTTGGGCCACGATTACCAGCGCATTCTCTACATGGACTCAGATGTATTTGCCTTGCGCGATGGCCTGCATGTCCTTCTCTTTACGGATATGCGGGGCAAGCCCCTTGCTGCAGTGCGTGACAACTCTCAATGGCGCACATCTGGACGCAAGCCCGACGATCTCGTCACCCTGAATTTACCTGCGAGGCCGTATTTTAATGCCGGTGTTCTGCTGATGGATACTGCCCGCTTGAACGAACAGGACATACTTGCGAAGGCGCTGGATCTGGGCACTAGCCAAGCGGGGCGGCTGGCACGCCATGACCAAACCCTTCTGAACGCGGTGACGAGCGGCAATTGGGCCGAAATGTCCCCGCGCTGGAACTGGCAATTCACTTGGGCTTCATGGATTTTCGCACTGTCCGAAGACGCGCGCATCCTGCACTTCATTGGTCCGAACAAGCCTTGGGCAGACACTTCCGGACGGTTTCCGAAGTCCATCACCCGGGCCTACGGGGATTTTCTCGCAGAACAGTTTCCGGAAAGGACCGTTGAACGAGCTGCAAACTCGCCCATCAATGATCCGCGCAGGCTTATCAAATCGCTGATCAAGCATGGCTTGTCCCGCAAGAAGATGAGCGCATATCTCGCACGCTTCGCAGATGACTTTACCCTGATCGACCCAAGCTGATCCCGGCACCGCTCAACGCAGATCGAGCGCGAGCGCCTCGGGCGCTGCGCCCAGATCGCGCGACGACGTCCCATGCGCTGCAACGCAAGCGAGATTGTTGTCGAGGTATTTCACGAGCGTCCAGGTCTCGCTGACGAAATTGCGCCAGAGAACCCAAGTCCCATCCCCGGACTCCGAGACGGCTCGTTCGCCATACCAGTCGATCAGGCTGGCATCGAGTTCCTCGGCAAACATGCAGGACGGCGGTGTTTGAGCAGCCGCCGACACCGAAAGAAAAAGGAACAAGATACAAGATCGAACCATCACACCCTCCGGGCCGATAACGCATGCGCCCAAACACCGGTTCCAGATTGCAGGGAGTGCGCAAGGGATGCACAGATCATTGAAATTTATATCAAAAACTCATTAATTTCCCTGTATTGATAGGAACAATGCAGAACTTTGAGATGTGATTGTATCCACAAGGATGACCCTCTTTGCCCGAACCCACGATTGAGCTTGTCCGATTTGCACCGTAGGACGGGCGCGAAACGGCCACTGGAATGGCGATCAAAATGGCAAAACCTCCACGCGCTTGGCAGCGGATGCTTTCGGGACGCAGGCTCGACCTGCTCGACCCCACACCGATGGATATCGAGATCGACGATATCGCCCATGGGCTTGCCTTCGTAGCCCGCTGGAACGGGCAGACCTGGGGCGAGTACCCCTATTCGGTAGCGGAGCATTCGCTTCTGGTAGAAACGCTCTACGGGCGACTGGTGCCTGATGCGCCGGCAAAGTGGCGCTTGGCTGCGCTGCTGCACGACGCACCGGAATACGTCATTGGTGACATGATCTCACCGGTGAAGGCGGCTGTCGGCCCGGGCTACGGCGCGCTGGACGAGCGTTTGACCGCAGCGATCCATCTGCGCTTCGGCCTGCCCGCGCTCTTGCCGAAAACGGTGAAGGCCGCGATCAAGCGGGCGGATCGAGTCAGCGCCTGGCTGGAAGCGGTCAAGATCGCGGGGTTTTCGGAGAGTGAAGCCACGAAGTTCTTCGGCAAACCGAAAGAAGGTGTGCTGGACGGCCTCGCCTTGCATCTCCGGCCACCAGTTGAAGTACGGCGTGCGTATACGCAGCGTCATGAGACGCTTCTCGCGCAGACCGGATAACCCGCGCCTGAATATGCCTTCCTCTTGTCATGAGATCAGCGGACCAAGACACATGACGGCACCAAGAACGAAAAAGGCCCGCTGCAGCGGGCCCTGTCCGTCTTAACAAGAAAATTTCAGCGCGGGGATCGCTTTGCCAGGATACGTTGCAGTGTCCGGCGATGCATGTTGAGCCGACGCGCCGTTTCGGAAACGTTTCGGTCGCACAATTCATAGACCCGCTGAATATGCTCCCACCGCACCCGGTCGGCACTCATGGGGTTCTCCGGCGGCGGCGGCAACTCGTCGGGACGGGCGAGCAAGGCCGCCGTGATGTCATTGGCGTCGGCGGGCTTGGACAGGTAGTCCGTCGCTCCGATCTTCACGGCCGCCACTGCAGTCGCAATCGCCCCATAACCGGTCAGAACAACAATTCGCGCATCGGGGCGCCTTTCGCGAAGTACCTCGACCACATCGAGACCATTTCCATCATCCAATCGCAGGTCAACCACGGCGTAGGCGGGCGGGCGGGCGGTTGCGATGGCCTTCCCAGCCGCCACGGATCCCGCCATTTCCGGCTCGAAGCCGCGCTTTTCCATGGCGCGCGCAAGGCGGCGCAGAAACGGTTCATCGTCATCCACAAGGAGCAGTGATGCATCCGGGCCGATATCGCGTGCGGGTTGCTCAGTCATCTGTCCCCCTGACCGTCAAACGTACCAATCGCGTCAATTAATATTTCTGTAGTGGCATTTTGTCCCGTGGTCAAATGTCGACCTCAGGTTGAGTGCTCCAGAAAGCAGGCGACCCGTTCTGCCATCTGCATGGGGGAGTCTTCGCGCCTGAAAAAATCGGCAAATCCACTGCCCGGAAGCATCAGATACGTGAAAGTAGAGTGGTCGACGAGATAGTACTCTTCGTCGCCTTCCTGCTTGCGGTAATAGGTCTTGTAGGCGCGTGACGCTGCCGCCACCTGCTCCAGAGATCCGGTCAGCCCCAGCATATCGGGATGCATGGCGTCGGTGAACCACTCCACAACCTCCGGTGTATCCCGGTCCGGGTCGACTGAGATGAAGACCGGTTGCACGTCATAGCCCCGCTCCTGCAACAAATCGACGGCTTCGGCGTTGCGCGCCACGTCCATCGGGCACACATCTGGACAAAAGGTGTAGCCGAAATAGACCAGGGATGGGCGCGTCAGAACCTCGGCTTCGGTAACGGTCTCGCCGGTTTCAGAGACCAGCTCGAACGGCCCCCCAATAGACGCGCTGCCCGTCGCGACAACACCGCCGCGGCATTGCGCCAACGGGTCATCAGGCGAGTTGAAAAACGCCATGTAAACGGTCCCGCCGATCATGGCCGTGACCAGCGCAATCGCCGTGGCACCGTACAGCTTCATGGCTCTTCTCCCTGTATGCCATCCAATCGACTCTGGTTGTATTTGTAGGTGGGGACACACTATGGTCGAAGTCCAGATGCCTGTGACATTTCGACCGAGAGCATGACAGACAGCGCTGCGCCGCCCGTAGTTCCGAAGGACCGCAGCACATGGGTGCGCTTGCGGACGCTGATCCTGTTGCGTTGGTTGGCCATTACCGGGCAGATCGTGACGATCGCCGTGGCCTCCCAAATTCTGAATCTCACACTGAACTACGGCCTTCTTTATCTGGCGATCGGTGCGTCGTTCATCGCCAACACGATCGCCATGTTCGTGTATCCGGAGAACAAGCGGCTATCCGAAAACGAGGCGATGCTCACCCTGCTCTTCGATGTCTCGCAGCTGGCATTCCTGCTTTACCTCACTGGGGGGCTGAACAACCCCTTCGCCCTTCTGATCCTCGCCCCGGTCACCATTTCGGCGGCTACCCTTCGCCTGCGTTCTACCATGTTGCTGGGCGCAGTCGCGATCGTCCTGATCACGCTGGTCGCCTTCCTCCATGTGCCCCTGCGCACCGAGCAGGGCTTCATCTTGCGGATGCCCGATGTGCTCGTCTTCGGGTTCTGGTGCGCCATCGTGATCGGTGTGATGTTTCTCGGCGCTTATGCCTACCGCGTCACCGGCGAGACGAACTCCATGTCGGAAGCGCTGCTCGCTACCCAGATGGCACTGGCGCGGGAACAGAAGCTGACCGATCTCGGCGGTGTGGTGGCCGCCGCCGCCCATGAGCTCGGAACCCCACTGGCCACGATCAAACTCGTCAGCCAGGAGCTTGCCGAAGAACTCGAAGACCCGATCCTGCGCGAAGACGCGGAGCTGATCCGCGATCAGGCAGATCGATGCCGTGACATCCTGCGGTCCATGGGACGGGCGGGAAAGGATGACCTGCATCTTAAAACCGCACCGCTGGCCGCCGTCGTACGGGAGGCCGCCGACCCCCACGCCCAACGCGGCAAGACCCTGCATTTCGACATCTCCCCTGCCCCCGGCGGCAGCAACCAGCAACCCATCATCCAGCGCCAGCCTGAGATCATCCACGGTATCCGCAACCTCGTTCAGAACGCCGTGGATTTCGCCGAGGCCAATGTCTGGATCGATCTTCACTGGACCGACGACGTGATCCTTGTACGGATTATCGACGATGGCGAAGGCTATCCCACCCATTTGCTGGGTCGAATAGGTGACCCGTTCGTGCGCAAGCGCAAAACCCAAACCGACAGCCGACGTCCGGGATACGAGGGCATGGGCCTGGGCCTGTTCATCGCCAAGACGCTGCTGGAACGCACCGGGGCCGAGCTCAGCTTCGCCAATGGCTCCGACCCGTTCCTGCCCCGCGAAGAACGTCCGGTCCGCGGGGGCGCGATTGTCGAGGCCATCTGGCCACGGGAGCAGATCGCCCTGCCCGATCTCGAAGAAAGCCAGCCACTCGGATTGAACCAACCCATCCAGGTTTAAGCGGGTATTAACCTTTCCCGGCCAATTTGAGAAAAAACATAAGCAGATTGTGCAATGGCTGGCATGGACTTCACGCTCTTGGCGACGCTTCTCGCGGTTGCGTTTCTGACCGCGGCACTGGCGCTGTATGCGCTCAACACACTTTCAAACCGGGACTTTGCCCAAGGGCCCGGTCCTACACTGCCCGTCCGGACCGATCTCGACGGGCCAAGCGCAGACCAGATCACAGCCCAGCGCCGAGAACTCGCGCAGCTGCGCGCCACGGTCGAACACATTCCCCTGATCCTTTGGCGGCAGGACAACGATGGCGCCCTGACCTGGGCCAACAAACCCTATATCGACCTGACCGAGAAGCTCCATCCGGACCGCGCGGGGCGCTGGCCCATGCCCCACCTGTTCAAACAGAAATCCCTCGCCCATCCGGACACCCCTGGACACCGCCGAATCTCCATCGACATGGAGGATGGCGAGAAGCGCTGGTTCGAGGTGCAGGGCTTCCGCGTTCAGGACGAAATTCTCTATTCTGCCACGCCGATCGACATGACCGTGAAGGCCGAGGTTTCACTCCGCAACTTCGTCCAGACCCTGACCAGCACCTTTGCCCATCTGCAGGTGGGGCTCGCAATCTTCGACAAACGGCGCCAGCTGGTGCTGTTCAACCCGGCACTTACCGACCTGACCACCCTTGAGCCCGAATGGCTCAGCGCGCGGCCGGGACTGTCCGAAGTGCTCGACCGGCTGCGCGACAAGAACATGCTGCCCGAACCGAAGGACTACAAGGAATGGCGCAACCGGCTTACCGGGCTGGAAAAGGCCGCCTCTTCCGGCACGTTCGAGGAAACCTGGGCGTTGCCCACGGGTCAGAACTACCGCATTCTCGGCCGCCCCCATCACGACGGCGGAATCGCCCTGACCTTCGAGGATATTTCCTCGGAAGTCTCCCTCACACGGCGATTCCGTTCCGAGATCGAGCTGGGGCAGACCGCGCTCGACACGCTGGAAGAGGCAATCGCGGTGTTCTCGGAAAACGGCACGCTTGTGCTGTCAAACAAGGCCTATTCCGAGCTTTGGGATGTCTCCGAGAATGACGGACTGATGCCGGTAAGTATCGTGGATGCCACGCGCCATTGGCAGCAATCGTGCCAACCCAACCCGATCTGGGGTGACATTCGCGACTTCGCCACCACAAGCCAGGGCCGCGCCGATTGGGAAGATTACGCCCGTCTTCAAGATGGCGGCACGATCCTGCGCTGCCGGGTGGCGCCGCTCGCCCAGGGCATGACCCTGGTAGGGTTCAAGACCCTCGAAGCCGTGCCGGAGTTCCAGCCCGCCAAGACCGAGATCGCCCAAACCGCGTGACCCCCGGGCCCTGCGGCGCAAAGGCTTGCGAGCCTTGCATCATCCGGTACAACGGAGCCATGGAACCCGAAGCCCTCGCCCGACTGACCCTGACCAGCGAAGACAGTCTGCGCGCCTTCGGAGCCTGTCTCGCGCCGGTCTTGCAACCGGGCGATGCACTTCTGCTTGTCGGGGAGATCGGCGCCGGCAAAACTGTGCTTAGCCGCGCCATCATCCAGACACGCCTTGCCGCTATCGGTGTTATGGAGGACGTACCCTCTCCCACGTTCACGCTTGTGCAGACCTATGCCCTTGGGAACGTGGACCTGTGGCATTGTGACCTCTACCGCCTCACGGACCCCGAAGAGGTCGTAGCGCTCGGGCTGGAAGAAGCTTTCCGTGATGCAATCACTCTCATTGAGTGGCCGGATCGATTGGGCGACGAGATACCGCCGAATGCGCTGGTGATCGACCTGCGCATCCCGGATGCGACCCCGTTGCAACGCGACATGACCCTCACCGCCTTCGGAGCAGAATGGTCACGTCGCATCAACCCCTGCCTGGATCTGGCCGCATGAGGCGGCAGGCGGAAAAGGACCGCTTCCTAGCGCAGATCGGCTGGGCGCAGGCAACGGTGACGCCACTGGCGGGCGATGCGTCTCTGCGCAGTTATGACCGGGTGGAGACACACGGCAAACGCGCGGTTCTGATGAATGCGCCACCGGACCACGGTGAAAGCACAGATCCGTTCCTGCGGATCGCCCGGCACCTGTCGGTTATCGGCCTGCACCCGCCCGCTATCCTAGGCGAAGATCGCTCCATGGGATTTCTCTTGCTGGAGGATCTCGGGGACAGGCTCTTTGCAAGGGAATTCGAGCGCGATCCAGACCTGCAACACCTCTGTTATACCGAGGCATTACGAGCCCTGAAAACACTCCACGACCACCCCGCCCCCGAGCTTCCGGGCTATGGGCGGGCCGAGATGGCGCAGGCGGCGGGCCTCGCTGCAACCTGGTATGCGGGCGATCCTGACGCCGCAGTCAGGCTTCGTAAGGTAATGGAAGAGGCGCTCGCGACGCTGGACTGGTCACGCCACGTGCCTGTGCTGCGCGACTATCATGCCGAAAACCTGATCTGGTGCCCGGAAGAGACCGGCCTGCGTCGCGTGGGGCTTCTGGATTTCCAGGACGCGGGCCTCGGCCACCCTGTCTATGACGCGGCCTCCCTTCTCCAAGACGCACGCCGTGACCTCGATCCCGATCTGGTGGCCCGGCTGAGCGCGGATTGCTGGTCCTGGTTCGCCGCGGATCGCGCCGCGTTCACACAGGCCTTCGCGGTTCTGGGCGCCCAGCGCGCCTTGCGCATCCTCGGCGTGTTCGCGCGGCTGTCGCTGCATTTCGACAAGCCGCGATACGTGGACCTGATCCCCCGCGTCTGGGGGCAGTTGCAGGGTAACCTCGACCACCCGGCCCTGCGCAGGCTCGCGGATACGACCCACGCGATTTTGCCCGAGCCATCCACAGCCCATTTGGACGATCTCAAGGCACGGGCGGGTTCATGCCCAGCGCTGTGATGGTGTTCGCCGCCGGGCGCGGCACCCGAATGGCGCCCCTGACCGATAAGCGGCCCAAACCACTGATCGAAGTCTCAGGAAAGCCCTTGCTCGACCACGCCCTCGCGCTCGCCGAGGCGGCAGAAATCCCCCGCAAGGTAGTGAACATTCACCATCTGGGCGACCAGATCGCAGCCCATCTCGCCGACCGCCCGGGTATCCGCATCAGTGACGAGCGTACCGCGCTACTTGAAACCGGCGGCGGACTGCGCAAGGCATTGCCCCTCCTCGGCGAAGGCCCGGTCTTCACCCTGAATTCCGACGCGGTCTGGACCGACCACAGTGCGCTAAGGCAGCTCAGTGCCGCCTGGCGCCCGCAAGATATGGCCGCGCTTCTGCTGCTGCTGCCACGCGCCCGCGCCCACGGCTATACCGGGCCAGGCAATTTTGCCCTCGGCCCCGAAGGGCGCCTGAGCCGTGGAGGACCTTGGGTTTATTCCGGCGCGCAAATCATCGATCCCGCAGGTCTGTCTGACATCAAGCAAAAGGCATTCTCCCTCAACCTGCTCTGGGACAAGTACGCCGTGGAGGGCCGCTTGTACGGTGCGGTTTATTCCGGTCACTGGGCGGATGTCGGCACGCCCATGGGCATCGAGACCGCCGAAATCCTGTTGAAGACAAACACATGATCCAACTTTTCCCCGCCCAGGACAGCCCCCGTGTGTTCGGTGTACCCATCGGACTCGATTTCCCGGCAGAGACTGTGGCCGGACTGCTCGAACGGCTCGGGTCGCAGCCACCCCATGCCCTTGCTCAGGTGGAAATCCTTGTCAACACGGGACGAATGCAGCGACGGCTGCAAGAGGTGCTGAGCGATCGCGGGCGCGCGGGCTTCTTGCCGAAGATCCGGCTGATCACCGACCTCGGGACCGAAGCCGGGACCGACCCGGCCCCGGCGACCCTTTCGCCGCTGCGGCGTATGCTTGATCTGCGCAGGCTGGTGCTGGGCCTACTGGAAACGACACCGGACCTGGCCCCCCGGAGCGCGGCACTCGACCTGACCATCAGTCTCGTCAGCCTTCTGGAAGAGTGCGAGGGCGAGGGAGTATCCCTCGAGCAATTGGCCGCGCTTGATGTCGAGGACCTGTCGGCTCATTGGCAGCGGGCGCTTGCG
The Dinoroseobacter shibae DFL 12 = DSM 16493 genome window above contains:
- a CDS encoding nucleotidyltransferase family protein codes for the protein MPSAVMVFAAGRGTRMAPLTDKRPKPLIEVSGKPLLDHALALAEAAEIPRKVVNIHHLGDQIAAHLADRPGIRISDERTALLETGGGLRKALPLLGEGPVFTLNSDAVWTDHSALRQLSAAWRPQDMAALLLLLPRARAHGYTGPGNFALGPEGRLSRGGPWVYSGAQIIDPAGLSDIKQKAFSLNLLWDKYAVEGRLYGAVYSGHWADVGTPMGIETAEILLKTNT
- a CDS encoding PAS-domain containing protein, producing MAGMDFTLLATLLAVAFLTAALALYALNTLSNRDFAQGPGPTLPVRTDLDGPSADQITAQRRELAQLRATVEHIPLILWRQDNDGALTWANKPYIDLTEKLHPDRAGRWPMPHLFKQKSLAHPDTPGHRRISIDMEDGEKRWFEVQGFRVQDEILYSATPIDMTVKAEVSLRNFVQTLTSTFAHLQVGLAIFDKRRQLVLFNPALTDLTTLEPEWLSARPGLSEVLDRLRDKNMLPEPKDYKEWRNRLTGLEKAASSGTFEETWALPTGQNYRILGRPHHDGGIALTFEDISSEVSLTRRFRSEIELGQTALDTLEEAIAVFSENGTLVLSNKAYSELWDVSENDGLMPVSIVDATRHWQQSCQPNPIWGDIRDFATTSQGRADWEDYARLQDGGTILRCRVAPLAQGMTLVGFKTLEAVPEFQPAKTEIAQTA
- a CDS encoding aminoglycoside phosphotransferase family protein, which codes for MRRQAEKDRFLAQIGWAQATVTPLAGDASLRSYDRVETHGKRAVLMNAPPDHGESTDPFLRIARHLSVIGLHPPAILGEDRSMGFLLLEDLGDRLFAREFERDPDLQHLCYTEALRALKTLHDHPAPELPGYGRAEMAQAAGLAATWYAGDPDAAVRLRKVMEEALATLDWSRHVPVLRDYHAENLIWCPEETGLRRVGLLDFQDAGLGHPVYDAASLLQDARRDLDPDLVARLSADCWSWFAADRAAFTQAFAVLGAQRALRILGVFARLSLHFDKPRYVDLIPRVWGQLQGNLDHPALRRLADTTHAILPEPSTAHLDDLKARAGSCPAL
- the tsaE gene encoding tRNA (adenosine(37)-N6)-threonylcarbamoyltransferase complex ATPase subunit type 1 TsaE, with amino-acid sequence MEPEALARLTLTSEDSLRAFGACLAPVLQPGDALLLVGEIGAGKTVLSRAIIQTRLAAIGVMEDVPSPTFTLVQTYALGNVDLWHCDLYRLTDPEEVVALGLEEAFRDAITLIEWPDRLGDEIPPNALVIDLRIPDATPLQRDMTLTAFGAEWSRRINPCLDLAA